One Phocoena phocoena chromosome 5, mPhoPho1.1, whole genome shotgun sequence genomic region harbors:
- the ABHD18 gene encoding protein ABHD18 isoform X2 — MGVSKLDILYRRLLLTKLFIRGWGRPEDLKRLFEFRKIIGNRERCQNLVSSDYPIYIDKIEEQSDCKILDGHFVSPMAHYVPDIMPVESVIARFQFIVPKEWNSKYRPVCIHLAGTGDHHYWRRRTLMARPMIKEARMASLLLENPYYGCRKPKDQIRSSLKNVSDLFVMGGALVLESAALLHWLEREGYGPLGMTGISMGGHMASLAVSSWPKPMPLIPCLSWSTASGVFTTGVLSKSINWRELEKQYYTQTVYEEEIIHMLEYCGTDSFKMGQEFLKHFPSSADKLTNLNLVSRTLNLDMADQVVSQKAAECHKSSKTSISATSEGLLLQDTSRMGCFNQTLSTNKSSYTRCNPQSYHLLSKEQRRNTLQKESLIFMKGVMDECTHVANFSVPVDPSLIIVVQAKEDAYIPRTGVRSLQEIWPGCEIRYLEGGHISAYLFKQGLFRRAIYDAFERFLRKYAN, encoded by the exons ATGGGTGTGAGCAAGTTAGATATTCTATATCGGAGACTTCTCCTTACAAAACTTTTTATCAGAGGATGGGGAAGGCCAGAGGATCTCAAAAG ACTCTTTGAATTCAGAAAGATTATTGGAAATCGAGAAAGATGTCAGAATCTGGTTTCAAGTGATTATCCAATATACATCGATAAG atTGAAGAGCAGTCAGACTGTAAGATCCTAGATGGACACTTTGTTTCCCCCATGGCCCACTATGTGCCTGATATCATGCCAGTTGAATCTGTTATTGCAAG gttCCAATTTATTGTGCCTAAAGAATGGAACAGCAAATATAGACCCGTATGCATTCATCTTGCTGGAACAGGAGATCAT cATTACTGGAGACGACGAACACTAATGGCTCGTCCTATGATTAAAGAAGCCCGAATGGCTTCTTTGCTGTTAGAAAACCCTTATT ATGGCTGCAGGAAACCCAAGGACCAAAT AAGGTCCAGCTTAAAAAACGTGTCTGATCTTTTTGTGATGGGAGGAGCTCTTGTTTTAGAATCTGCAGCTCTCTTGCACTGGCTAGAGAGGGAGGGTTATGGACCTCTAGGAATGACCGGAATATCCATGGGAGGACAC ATGGCTTCCTTAGCAGTATCCAGCTGGCCTAAGCCCATGCCACTGATTCCATGTCTGTCTTGGTCCACAGCATCTGGGGTCTTCACTACG GGCGTGCTAAGTAAATCGATTAATTGGAGGGAGCTAGAAAAGCAGTATTATACACAGACAGTTTATGAAGAAGAAATTATTCACATGCTTGAATATTGTGGA ACAGATTCTTTCAAAATGGGACAAGAGTTCCTGAAACACTTCCCTAGCAGTGCAGACAAGCTAACTAACCTTAACCTGGTTTCTAGAACTTTAAATTTAGATATGGCGGACCAAGTTGTGTCCCAAAAAGCTGCTGAGTGCCATAAATCTAGTAAAACATCTATCAGTGCCACATCAGAAGGACTCTTGTTGCAAGATACCTCTAGGATGGGATGCTTCAATCAAACACTTTCAACCAACAAAAGTAGTTATACACGCTGTAATCCTCAGTCATACCACCTACTCagtaaagaacaaagaagaaacactCTTCAGAAAGAatctttaatatttatgaaaGGAGTTATGGATGAATGTACTCATGTAGCAAATTTCTCag TTCCAGTTGACCCAAGCCTCATCATAGTGGTTCAAGCCAAAGAAGATGCCTATATTCCACGAACAGGAGTTCGAAGTCTACAAGAAATTTGGCCTGGTTGTGAAATCCGATATCTAGAAGGGGGTCATATTAGTGCTTATCTTTTTAAACAAGGACTCTTCAG gCGCGCCATCTATGATGCATTTGAACGCTTCCTCCGTAAATACGCTAACTAA
- the ABHD18 gene encoding protein ABHD18 isoform X1, which produces MGVSKLDILYRRLLLTKLFIRGWGRPEDLKRLFEFRKIIGNRERCQNLVSSDYPIYIDKIEEQSDCKILDGHFVSPMAHYVPDIMPVESVIARLLVSLMSFILNRFQFIVPKEWNSKYRPVCIHLAGTGDHHYWRRRTLMARPMIKEARMASLLLENPYYGCRKPKDQIRSSLKNVSDLFVMGGALVLESAALLHWLEREGYGPLGMTGISMGGHMASLAVSSWPKPMPLIPCLSWSTASGVFTTGVLSKSINWRELEKQYYTQTVYEEEIIHMLEYCGTDSFKMGQEFLKHFPSSADKLTNLNLVSRTLNLDMADQVVSQKAAECHKSSKTSISATSEGLLLQDTSRMGCFNQTLSTNKSSYTRCNPQSYHLLSKEQRRNTLQKESLIFMKGVMDECTHVANFSVPVDPSLIIVVQAKEDAYIPRTGVRSLQEIWPGCEIRYLEGGHISAYLFKQGLFRRAIYDAFERFLRKYAN; this is translated from the exons ATGGGTGTGAGCAAGTTAGATATTCTATATCGGAGACTTCTCCTTACAAAACTTTTTATCAGAGGATGGGGAAGGCCAGAGGATCTCAAAAG ACTCTTTGAATTCAGAAAGATTATTGGAAATCGAGAAAGATGTCAGAATCTGGTTTCAAGTGATTATCCAATATACATCGATAAG atTGAAGAGCAGTCAGACTGTAAGATCCTAGATGGACACTTTGTTTCCCCCATGGCCCACTATGTGCCTGATATCATGCCAGTTGAATCTGTTATTGCAAG gcttttagtttcactgatgtcttttattttaaataggttCCAATTTATTGTGCCTAAAGAATGGAACAGCAAATATAGACCCGTATGCATTCATCTTGCTGGAACAGGAGATCAT cATTACTGGAGACGACGAACACTAATGGCTCGTCCTATGATTAAAGAAGCCCGAATGGCTTCTTTGCTGTTAGAAAACCCTTATT ATGGCTGCAGGAAACCCAAGGACCAAAT AAGGTCCAGCTTAAAAAACGTGTCTGATCTTTTTGTGATGGGAGGAGCTCTTGTTTTAGAATCTGCAGCTCTCTTGCACTGGCTAGAGAGGGAGGGTTATGGACCTCTAGGAATGACCGGAATATCCATGGGAGGACAC ATGGCTTCCTTAGCAGTATCCAGCTGGCCTAAGCCCATGCCACTGATTCCATGTCTGTCTTGGTCCACAGCATCTGGGGTCTTCACTACG GGCGTGCTAAGTAAATCGATTAATTGGAGGGAGCTAGAAAAGCAGTATTATACACAGACAGTTTATGAAGAAGAAATTATTCACATGCTTGAATATTGTGGA ACAGATTCTTTCAAAATGGGACAAGAGTTCCTGAAACACTTCCCTAGCAGTGCAGACAAGCTAACTAACCTTAACCTGGTTTCTAGAACTTTAAATTTAGATATGGCGGACCAAGTTGTGTCCCAAAAAGCTGCTGAGTGCCATAAATCTAGTAAAACATCTATCAGTGCCACATCAGAAGGACTCTTGTTGCAAGATACCTCTAGGATGGGATGCTTCAATCAAACACTTTCAACCAACAAAAGTAGTTATACACGCTGTAATCCTCAGTCATACCACCTACTCagtaaagaacaaagaagaaacactCTTCAGAAAGAatctttaatatttatgaaaGGAGTTATGGATGAATGTACTCATGTAGCAAATTTCTCag TTCCAGTTGACCCAAGCCTCATCATAGTGGTTCAAGCCAAAGAAGATGCCTATATTCCACGAACAGGAGTTCGAAGTCTACAAGAAATTTGGCCTGGTTGTGAAATCCGATATCTAGAAGGGGGTCATATTAGTGCTTATCTTTTTAAACAAGGACTCTTCAG gCGCGCCATCTATGATGCATTTGAACGCTTCCTCCGTAAATACGCTAACTAA
- the ABHD18 gene encoding protein ABHD18 isoform X3, translating into MGVSKLDILYRRLLLTKLFIRGWGRPEDLKRLFEFRKIIGNRERCQNLVSSDYPIYIDKIEEQSDCKILDGHFVSPMAHYVPDIMPVESVIARFQFIVPKEWNSKYRPVCIHLAGTGDHHYWRRRTLMARPMIKEARMASLLLENPYYGCRKPKDQIRSSLKNVSDLFVMGGALVLESAALLHWLEREGYGPLGMTGISMGGHMASLAVSSWPKPMPLIPCLSWSTASGVFTTTDSFKMGQEFLKHFPSSADKLTNLNLVSRTLNLDMADQVVSQKAAECHKSSKTSISATSEGLLLQDTSRMGCFNQTLSTNKSSYTRCNPQSYHLLSKEQRRNTLQKESLIFMKGVMDECTHVANFSVPVDPSLIIVVQAKEDAYIPRTGVRSLQEIWPGCEIRYLEGGHISAYLFKQGLFRRAIYDAFERFLRKYAN; encoded by the exons ATGGGTGTGAGCAAGTTAGATATTCTATATCGGAGACTTCTCCTTACAAAACTTTTTATCAGAGGATGGGGAAGGCCAGAGGATCTCAAAAG ACTCTTTGAATTCAGAAAGATTATTGGAAATCGAGAAAGATGTCAGAATCTGGTTTCAAGTGATTATCCAATATACATCGATAAG atTGAAGAGCAGTCAGACTGTAAGATCCTAGATGGACACTTTGTTTCCCCCATGGCCCACTATGTGCCTGATATCATGCCAGTTGAATCTGTTATTGCAAG gttCCAATTTATTGTGCCTAAAGAATGGAACAGCAAATATAGACCCGTATGCATTCATCTTGCTGGAACAGGAGATCAT cATTACTGGAGACGACGAACACTAATGGCTCGTCCTATGATTAAAGAAGCCCGAATGGCTTCTTTGCTGTTAGAAAACCCTTATT ATGGCTGCAGGAAACCCAAGGACCAAAT AAGGTCCAGCTTAAAAAACGTGTCTGATCTTTTTGTGATGGGAGGAGCTCTTGTTTTAGAATCTGCAGCTCTCTTGCACTGGCTAGAGAGGGAGGGTTATGGACCTCTAGGAATGACCGGAATATCCATGGGAGGACAC ATGGCTTCCTTAGCAGTATCCAGCTGGCCTAAGCCCATGCCACTGATTCCATGTCTGTCTTGGTCCACAGCATCTGGGGTCTTCACTACG ACAGATTCTTTCAAAATGGGACAAGAGTTCCTGAAACACTTCCCTAGCAGTGCAGACAAGCTAACTAACCTTAACCTGGTTTCTAGAACTTTAAATTTAGATATGGCGGACCAAGTTGTGTCCCAAAAAGCTGCTGAGTGCCATAAATCTAGTAAAACATCTATCAGTGCCACATCAGAAGGACTCTTGTTGCAAGATACCTCTAGGATGGGATGCTTCAATCAAACACTTTCAACCAACAAAAGTAGTTATACACGCTGTAATCCTCAGTCATACCACCTACTCagtaaagaacaaagaagaaacactCTTCAGAAAGAatctttaatatttatgaaaGGAGTTATGGATGAATGTACTCATGTAGCAAATTTCTCag TTCCAGTTGACCCAAGCCTCATCATAGTGGTTCAAGCCAAAGAAGATGCCTATATTCCACGAACAGGAGTTCGAAGTCTACAAGAAATTTGGCCTGGTTGTGAAATCCGATATCTAGAAGGGGGTCATATTAGTGCTTATCTTTTTAAACAAGGACTCTTCAG gCGCGCCATCTATGATGCATTTGAACGCTTCCTCCGTAAATACGCTAACTAA